Proteins encoded in a region of the Rutidosis leptorrhynchoides isolate AG116_Rl617_1_P2 chromosome 9, CSIRO_AGI_Rlap_v1, whole genome shotgun sequence genome:
- the LOC139866616 gene encoding uncharacterized protein isoform X2 — protein sequence MEEVLINPKAGFYINRDVFGAEGDFITSPEVSQMFGEMVGVWVMCLWEQMGQPDRINLVELGPGRGTLMADLLRGASKFEKFTKSLNVHMVEVSPALKKIQKITLKCNNEDSADTNLDESIATTLNGTPVSWHSTLDEVPTGLPTIIIAHEFFDALPVHQFQKASRGWCEKMIDVAEDSKFRVVLSPQPTPATLYLLKRCKWANTEDLTKLKHVEVCPKAMDLTQTIAKRISSDGGGALIIDYGLDGIVSDSLQAIRKHKFVDMLDDPGSADLSAYVDFPAIRHSAEEVSDVCVYGPITQSRFLGNLGINFRVEALLQNCTEEQAESLRTGYWRLVGDGEVPFWEGPDEQTPIGMGSRYLAMAIVNKKQGPPVPFQ from the exons ATGGAGGAAGTGTTGATAAATCCCAAGGCTGGGTTTTATATCAATCGGGATGTTTTTGGTGCAGAAGGTGACTTCATAACTTCACCCGAAGTAAGCCAAATGTTTGGAGAG ATGGTTGGCGTTTGGGTGATGTGTTTATGGGAGCAAATGGGTCAACCCGATAGGATCAATCTAGTTGAGCTTGGGCCAGGAAGAGGAACACTCATGGCTGATCTTCTGCGA GGTGCTTCAAAGTTTGAGAAATTCACCAAATCCTTAAACGTACATATGGTTGAAGTGAGTCCAGCACTAAAAAAGATTCAAAAGATAACGTTAAAATGCAATAACGAGGATAGTGCTGATACTAATCTTGATGAAAGTATTGCTACCACCTTGAATGGAACGCCTGTCTCATGGCACTCGACCTTAGATGAGGTTCCAACTGGCT TGCCAACAATCATTATTGCCCATGAATTCTTCGATGCCTTGCCTGTTCATCAATTTCAG AAAGCTTCTCGTGGCTGGTGCGAAAAAATGATTGACGTAGCTGAAGATTCGAA GTTCCGTGTTGTACTCTCTCCTCAACCTACACCAGCCACTCTTTATCTTCTAAAACGTTGCAAGTGGGCCAACACTGAAGATTTAACTAAACTCAAACATGTTGAGGTTTGCCCTAAAGCAATGGATTTAACACAAACTATTGCCAAGAGAATAAGTAGTGATGGTGGTGGAGCACTAATAATCGATTACGGTTTGGATGGAATAGTCTCTGACAGTCTTCAG GCAATTCGAAAACATAAGTTTGTTGATATGCTGGATGATCCTGGTTCTGCCGATTTAAGTGCTTACGTGGACTTTCCTGCAATTAGACACTCCGCTGAGGAAGTTTCAG ACGTGTGTGTGTACGGGCCCATCACTCAGTCTCGGTTTCTGGGTAATCTTGGAATAAATTTTCGTGTAGAAGCACTGCTACAAAACTGCACAGAGGAGCAAGCGGAATCTCTAAGAACAGGGTACTGGCGGTTGGTTGGGGATGGTGAAGTCCCGTTTTGGGAAGGTCCGGATGAGCAGACGCCCATAGGTATGGGTAGTCGGTATCTGGCTATGGCTATTGTTAATAAGAAGCAAGGTCCTCCTGTTCCTTTTCAATAA
- the LOC139868633 gene encoding uncharacterized protein translates to MGQQTSYECLNNFCKSVFHLYAIEYLRKSTPQDVQRLITAHAEVHGFPGMLGSLDCMHWAWKNCPYRYKGHYTRGDHGYPTIMLEAVASYDLWIWHAYFGPADSNNDINVLNQSDLFNDLLQDNAPACNFSVSGCNFTKGYYLTDGIYPEWATLVKSFKSPPTPECAKFKRFQEAARKDIERAFRVLQGRWAIIKNPSRQFCVERIRRIMHTCVMLHNMITEDNGRAMCDLEENYRPSRRTRRSIEERVQAHIRVNKELRDSTIHHLLRQKLIEHIWNLPANFRVRHVPQVGPSGTTANDDEDEDEDYEEDEDEDNEEDEDCYNDDE, encoded by the coding sequence ATGGGTCAACAAACATCATACGAATGTttgaataatttttgtaaaagtgtaTTTCATTTGTATGCTATTGAATATTTGCGAAAATCGACTCCACAAGACGTACAACGTCTTATAACTGCGCATGCTGAAGTACACGGTTTTCCGGGCATGTTGGGTAGTCTAGATTGCATGCATTGGGCATGGAAAAACTGCCCATATAGATACAAAGGTCATTATACAAGAGGCGATCATGGATACCCAACAATCATGTTAGAAGCGGTTGCATCGTATGACTTATGGATTTGGCACGCTTATTTTGGACCCGCCGATTCAAACAATGACATCAATGTGCTTAATCAATCCGATTTATTTAACGACCTACTTCAAGATAATGCACCTGCGTGTAATTTTTCGGTTAGTGGGTGTAATTTCACTAAAGGTTATTATTTAACCGATGGGATATATCCTGAATGGGCGACTTtggttaagtctttcaaaagtccaCCTACCCCTGAATGTGCAAAATTTAAAAGGTTCCAAGAAGCTGCCCGAAAAGATATTGAACGGGCCTTCAGAGTGCTTCAAGGTCGTTGGGCAATAATTAAAAACCCTTCCCGACAATTCTGTGTTGAAAGAATCCGAAGAATTATGCACACTTGTGTTATGTTACACAACATGATCACCGAGGACAACGGAAGGGCAATGTGTGACCTTGAAGAAAACTATAGGCCCTCTCGTCGTACAAGGAGATCAATTGAAGAAAGGGTTCAAGCGCACATTCGGGTTAATAAAGAATTGCGAGATTCCACCATTCATCATCTACTACGACAAAAGCTCATCGAACACATTTGGAATCTTCCTGCAAATTTTCGTGTTAGACACGTACCACAAGTTGGGCCTTCCGGTACAACCGCCAATGATGATGAAGACGAGGACGAGGACTACGAAGAAGACGAAGACGAGGACAACGAAGAAGACGAAGACTGTTACAACGATGATGAGTAG
- the LOC139866616 gene encoding uncharacterized protein isoform X1, with the protein MEEVLINPKAGFYINRDVFGAEGDFITSPEVSQMFGEMVGVWVMCLWEQMGQPDRINLVELGPGRGTLMADLLRGASKFEKFTKSLNVHMVEVSPALKKIQKITLKCNNEDSADTNLDESIATTLNGTPVSWHSTLDEVPTGLPTIIIAHEFFDALPVHQFQKASRGWCEKMIDVAEDSKFRVVLSPQPTPATLYLLKRCKWANTEDLTKLKHVEVCPKAMDLTQTIAKRISSDGGGALIIDYGLDGIVSDSLQAIRKHKFVDMLDDPGSADLSAYVDFPAIRHSAEEVSEDVCVYGPITQSRFLGNLGINFRVEALLQNCTEEQAESLRTGYWRLVGDGEVPFWEGPDEQTPIGMGSRYLAMAIVNKKQGPPVPFQ; encoded by the exons ATGGAGGAAGTGTTGATAAATCCCAAGGCTGGGTTTTATATCAATCGGGATGTTTTTGGTGCAGAAGGTGACTTCATAACTTCACCCGAAGTAAGCCAAATGTTTGGAGAG ATGGTTGGCGTTTGGGTGATGTGTTTATGGGAGCAAATGGGTCAACCCGATAGGATCAATCTAGTTGAGCTTGGGCCAGGAAGAGGAACACTCATGGCTGATCTTCTGCGA GGTGCTTCAAAGTTTGAGAAATTCACCAAATCCTTAAACGTACATATGGTTGAAGTGAGTCCAGCACTAAAAAAGATTCAAAAGATAACGTTAAAATGCAATAACGAGGATAGTGCTGATACTAATCTTGATGAAAGTATTGCTACCACCTTGAATGGAACGCCTGTCTCATGGCACTCGACCTTAGATGAGGTTCCAACTGGCT TGCCAACAATCATTATTGCCCATGAATTCTTCGATGCCTTGCCTGTTCATCAATTTCAG AAAGCTTCTCGTGGCTGGTGCGAAAAAATGATTGACGTAGCTGAAGATTCGAA GTTCCGTGTTGTACTCTCTCCTCAACCTACACCAGCCACTCTTTATCTTCTAAAACGTTGCAAGTGGGCCAACACTGAAGATTTAACTAAACTCAAACATGTTGAGGTTTGCCCTAAAGCAATGGATTTAACACAAACTATTGCCAAGAGAATAAGTAGTGATGGTGGTGGAGCACTAATAATCGATTACGGTTTGGATGGAATAGTCTCTGACAGTCTTCAG GCAATTCGAAAACATAAGTTTGTTGATATGCTGGATGATCCTGGTTCTGCCGATTTAAGTGCTTACGTGGACTTTCCTGCAATTAGACACTCCGCTGAGGAAGTTTCAG AAGACGTGTGTGTGTACGGGCCCATCACTCAGTCTCGGTTTCTGGGTAATCTTGGAATAAATTTTCGTGTAGAAGCACTGCTACAAAACTGCACAGAGGAGCAAGCGGAATCTCTAAGAACAGGGTACTGGCGGTTGGTTGGGGATGGTGAAGTCCCGTTTTGGGAAGGTCCGGATGAGCAGACGCCCATAGGTATGGGTAGTCGGTATCTGGCTATGGCTATTGTTAATAAGAAGCAAGGTCCTCCTGTTCCTTTTCAATAA